The Setaria viridis chromosome 6, Setaria_viridis_v4.0, whole genome shotgun sequence genome contains a region encoding:
- the LOC117859808 gene encoding probable ascorbate-specific transmembrane electron transporter 1, giving the protein MDINKAAGASPAAVDARTVVAHVLAVAATVLVLVWCVHFRGGLALRSQDKQLIFNVHPVLMLLGPIVLAGEAILCYRSLPLLSRGARKKAHLALHAAGLGAGALGVYAVFKFHVESGIPNLYSLHSWIGIATISLYALQWAAGFLAFFFPGASPATRRRALPWHAVGGLLVFALAVGTAQLGFLEKLTFLQGPPLRLPRHGAEALLVNFTALVVLLLGVAVVLATVTMDATRYNTIM; this is encoded by the coding sequence ATGGACATCAACAAGGCAGCaggggcctcgccggcggccgtcgACGCGCGCACGGTGGTGGCGCACGTCCTGGCCGTGGCCGCCACCGTGCTGGTGCTGGTCTGGTGCGTCCACTTCCGCGGCGGTCTGGCCCTCCGGTCCCAGGACAAGCAGCTCATCTTCAACGTCCACCCCGTGCTCATGCTCCTGGGCCCCATCGTCCTCGCCGGAGAGGCCATCCTCTGCTACCGCTCCCTCCCGCTCCTCAGCCGcggcgccaggaagaaggcgCACCTGGCGCTGCACGCtgcgggcctcggcgccggcgccctcggTGTCTACGCCGTCTTCAAGTTCCACGTCGAGAGCGGCATCCCCAACCTCTACTCGCTCCACTCCTGGATCGGCATCGCCACCATCTCCCTCTACGCGCTCCAGTGGGCCGCCGGCTtcctcgccttcttcttcccgggCGCGTCGCCGGCCACACGGCGCAGGGCCCTGCCGTGGCACGCCGTCGGCGGCCTCCTCGTCTTCGCGCTCGCCGTCGGCACCGCGCAGCTCGGCTTCCTCGAGAAGCTCACCTTCCTGCAGGGCCCGCCGCTGCGCCTGCCCAGGCACGGCGCCGAGGCGCTGCTCGTCAACTTCACCGCGCTCGTCGTGCTCCTactcggcgtcgccgtcgtgcTCGCCACGGTCACCATGGACGCCACAAGGTACAACACCATCATGTAA